A single region of the Liolophura sinensis isolate JHLJ2023 chromosome 9, CUHK_Ljap_v2, whole genome shotgun sequence genome encodes:
- the LOC135475106 gene encoding ER membrane protein complex subunit 8-like, producing the protein MAEVSVNTRAHCKLLLHAAKYPHRAVNGLLLAEDPKSKESRKVKILDCIPLFHITLGLAPILEVALTQIDTYCKSCGLVIAGYYQANSHYSDIKPDHVAAVIGKKLHEYFSDAVLFMVDNSKMSSEKDGDLCRLYYLKDTHWALADKKYMVEEGAVSIGASLMRSEASRSLVDYDNHMDNITMDWRNTEINSLIEKCT; encoded by the exons ATGGCGGAGGTATCCGTAAATACGCGAGCTCATTGTAAACTACTTTTGCACGCCGCTAAATACCCTCACAGAGCCGTCAACGGACTTTTGCTAGCAGAAGACCCCAAATCAAAAGAGAGTCGTAAAGTTAAGATTTTAGACTGCATTCCTCTCTTTCACATAACGCTAGGCCTGGCTCCGATACTGGAAGTGGCGCTAACACAG attgacacatactgtaagaGTTGTGGATTGGTAATAGCTGGCTACTACCAAGCTAACTCACATTATTCAGATATCAA GCCAGATCATGTAGCTGCAGTTATAGGGAAAAAACTccatgaatatttcagtgatgcagTTCTATTTATG GTTGATAACTCCAAGATGTCATCAGAGAAGGATGGGGATTTGTGCAGGTTATATTACTTGAAAGATACACACTGGGCCTTAGCAGATAAAAA GTATATGGTGGAAGAAGGTGCGGTGTCTATAGGAGCGTCGCTGATGAGGTCAGAAGCATCGCGGTCGTTAGTAGATTATGATAATCATATGGATAATATTACGATGGATTGGAGAAACACGGAAATCAATAGCTTGATTGAGAAATGCACATAG